A genomic window from Halomonas sp. LR3S48 includes:
- the nusA gene encoding transcription termination factor NusA, whose protein sequence is MSKEILTVVDAISNEKGVPRQVIFEAVEAALASASRKRFEGHEVSVRVHIDRQTGDYETFRRWEVVEDDEFENPDAEIKQSFAERRDPPLTLGDVVEEQIENAAFGRIAAQTAKQVIVQKVREAERAEVVRQYAEREGELVAGIVKKTTRDGLIIDLGDNAEAFLPRSEMIPGERYRMNDRVRALLTKVDAEARGAQLILSRTCPELIIELFKIEVPEIAEQLIEIKGAARDPGSRAKIAVKTNDRRIDPVGACVGMRGSRVQAVSSELQNERVDIILWDDNPAQLVINAMAPADVGSILVDEDAHAMDVAVAEDNLAQAIGRSGQNVRLASELTGWRINVMTEDEAEDKREQEIDSLVEHFIQHLEIEDDLARLLVEEGFTTLEEIAYVPLEEILEIEELDEELVEELRARAKDELLTLAIASEEALDGAQPADDLLEMDGMERHLAFILASRGIVTMEDLAEQSVDDLMDIEGMDEERAAALIMTARAPWFENEQ, encoded by the coding sequence ATGAGTAAAGAAATTCTGACGGTCGTGGATGCGATCTCAAATGAGAAGGGCGTTCCGCGCCAAGTGATCTTCGAGGCCGTCGAAGCGGCACTGGCAAGTGCGTCACGCAAGCGCTTCGAAGGGCACGAGGTCAGCGTACGCGTGCACATCGATCGCCAAACCGGCGACTACGAGACCTTCCGCCGCTGGGAAGTGGTGGAGGATGACGAGTTCGAGAACCCGGACGCCGAGATCAAGCAGTCCTTCGCCGAGCGCCGCGATCCCCCGCTCACGCTGGGCGACGTGGTCGAGGAGCAGATCGAGAACGCCGCTTTCGGGCGCATTGCGGCCCAGACCGCCAAGCAGGTCATCGTGCAGAAGGTGCGCGAGGCCGAGCGTGCCGAAGTGGTACGGCAGTATGCCGAACGCGAAGGCGAGCTGGTGGCCGGCATCGTCAAGAAGACCACCCGCGACGGCCTGATCATCGATCTGGGCGACAATGCCGAGGCCTTCCTGCCGCGTAGCGAGATGATCCCCGGCGAGCGCTACCGCATGAATGACCGTGTACGTGCGCTGCTGACCAAGGTCGACGCCGAGGCGCGCGGCGCCCAGCTGATCCTGTCGCGCACCTGCCCCGAACTGATCATCGAGCTGTTCAAGATCGAGGTGCCGGAGATTGCCGAGCAGCTCATCGAGATCAAGGGCGCTGCGCGTGACCCTGGCTCGCGGGCCAAGATTGCGGTCAAGACCAACGACCGCCGCATCGATCCGGTCGGTGCCTGCGTGGGCATGCGCGGTTCCCGCGTCCAGGCGGTATCGAGCGAGCTGCAGAATGAGCGGGTCGACATCATCCTGTGGGACGACAATCCCGCCCAGCTCGTCATCAATGCCATGGCGCCGGCGGACGTCGGCTCGATCCTGGTCGATGAGGATGCCCACGCCATGGACGTGGCGGTGGCCGAGGACAACCTGGCTCAGGCCATTGGCCGCAGTGGCCAGAACGTACGTCTGGCCTCCGAACTCACCGGCTGGCGAATCAACGTCATGACCGAGGATGAGGCGGAAGACAAGCGCGAGCAGGAGATCGATAGCCTGGTCGAGCATTTCATTCAGCATCTGGAGATCGAGGACGACCTCGCCCGGCTGCTGGTGGAGGAGGGCTTCACCACGCTGGAGGAAATCGCTTACGTGCCCCTCGAGGAGATCCTCGAGATCGAGGAGCTCGACGAAGAGTTGGTGGAAGAATTGCGCGCTCGCGCCAAGGATGAGCTGCTGACGCTGGCCATCGCCTCCGAGGAGGCGCTGGACGGCGCACAGCCGGCCGACGACCTGCTGGAGATGGACGGCATGGAGCGTCACCTGGCCTTTATCCTGGCGAGCCGGGGCATCGTCACCATGGAGGACCTCGCCGAGCAGTCCGTCGACGATTTGATGGACATTGAGGGCATGGACGAGGAGCGCGCTGCAGCACTGATCATGACTGCCCGTGCGCCCTGGTTCGAGAACGAACAGTAA
- the rimP gene encoding ribosome maturation factor RimP — MALKDAALYALIEPVVTAMGFELWGIDYRPQGKHSRLVIYIDHADGVSVDHCADVSRQVSAVLDVEDPIPGEYRLEVSSPGMDRPLFTLDQFARFAGHQVALKLRVPFDGRRKFQGLLAGVEEDEVLLQLDGEEYCFPIESIDQARVVPRFED; from the coding sequence GTGGCACTCAAGGACGCTGCGCTGTATGCGCTGATCGAGCCGGTGGTAACCGCCATGGGTTTCGAGCTCTGGGGCATCGATTATCGCCCCCAGGGCAAGCATTCCCGCCTTGTGATCTACATTGATCATGCCGACGGTGTGAGCGTGGATCACTGCGCCGATGTCAGTCGCCAGGTCAGTGCCGTGCTCGACGTGGAGGATCCCATTCCCGGGGAGTATCGCCTGGAGGTGTCGTCGCCGGGCATGGACCGTCCGCTCTTCACCCTCGACCAGTTCGCACGGTTTGCCGGACATCAGGTGGCGCTGAAGCTGCGCGTACCGTTCGACGGGCGGCGCAAGTTCCAGGGGTTGCTGGCCGGCGTCGAGGAAGACGAGGTGCTGCTGCAGCTGGACGGCGAAGAGTACTGCTTTCCGATCGAAAGCATCGATCAGGCGCGGGTGGTTCCCCGGTTCGAAGACTGA
- the secG gene encoding preprotein translocase subunit SecG: MQVAILMIHVAIAIALVVLILLQQGKGAEAGAAFGGGASQTVFGSRGSGSFLSRTTALLAAAFFATSLTLAYFASQAGQAPEAGIPDSRLIEQQRGLPTLDDDANDVDNTAPVLEESDG, from the coding sequence ATGCAAGTTGCCATTCTCATGATCCACGTGGCGATCGCCATCGCCCTGGTCGTTCTCATCCTGCTACAGCAGGGCAAGGGTGCCGAAGCCGGCGCCGCCTTCGGTGGTGGCGCCTCGCAGACCGTGTTCGGCTCGCGCGGCTCAGGCAGTTTCCTGTCGCGTACCACTGCGTTACTCGCGGCAGCTTTCTTCGCCACCTCGCTGACCCTGGCCTATTTTGCCAGCCAGGCGGGCCAGGCACCTGAAGCGGGCATTCCCGACTCGCGCCTGATCGAGCAGCAGCGCGGGTTGCCGACGCTTGACGACGACGCCAATGACGTGGATAATACCGCGCCAGTGCTGGAGGAAAGCGACGGCTGA
- the tpiA gene encoding triose-phosphate isomerase has product MRTPLIAGNWKMNGSAALVEEFGRAFAEATLPAPLDLVILPPFPYLDAARRAFDGTALRLGAQTLNPLHSGARTGEVSGRMLKEFGVEYALAGHSERRQLYREDDEAVHDRLLAALNADITPILCVGETLEERDAGKTLEVVLRQVGYVMARLEPGQRERVIIAYEPVWAIGTGRTASPGQAQEVMAAIREYQAGFDRELAAGLRLLYGGSMNAGNAAELLAQPDIDGGLVGGASLKVDDFLAICQSAG; this is encoded by the coding sequence ATGCGAACGCCGCTGATCGCCGGGAACTGGAAGATGAACGGTTCGGCCGCGCTGGTCGAAGAGTTCGGCCGTGCCTTTGCCGAAGCGACGCTCCCGGCGCCGCTGGACTTGGTCATCCTGCCGCCCTTTCCCTACCTGGATGCGGCGCGACGCGCCTTCGACGGCACTGCGCTGCGGCTGGGTGCTCAGACATTGAATCCGCTCCACTCCGGTGCCCGTACCGGCGAGGTGAGCGGTCGAATGCTCAAGGAGTTCGGCGTCGAATACGCTCTGGCGGGTCATTCCGAGCGCCGCCAGCTCTACCGCGAAGACGACGAGGCCGTGCATGATCGGCTGCTGGCGGCGCTGAACGCCGATATCACGCCGATCCTGTGCGTCGGCGAGACCCTCGAGGAGCGTGACGCGGGCAAGACCCTGGAAGTCGTGCTACGCCAGGTGGGCTACGTGATGGCGCGCCTGGAACCCGGTCAGCGCGAGCGTGTGATCATTGCCTACGAACCGGTCTGGGCCATCGGGACCGGGCGCACCGCTTCGCCGGGGCAGGCTCAGGAGGTCATGGCCGCCATCCGGGAATACCAGGCCGGCTTCGACCGTGAACTCGCGGCAGGCCTGCGCCTGCTGTACGGCGGCAGCATGAACGCCGGCAACGCGGCTGAGCTGTTGGCTCAGCCCGACATCGACGGCGGCCTGGTGGGCGGCGCTTCGCTCAAGGTCGACGATTTCCTAGCCATTTGTCAGTCAGCAGGTTGA
- the glmM gene encoding phosphoglucosamine mutase gives MTRKYFGTDGIRGTVGEYPITPDFMLKLGWAMGRVLARESGRSRVLIGKDTRISGYMFESALEAGLSAAGVDVALLGPMPTPGIAYLTRTFRADAGIVISASHNPFADNGIKFFSSEGTKLADAIEERIEAMLDEPLTTVAAGKLGKAMRIDDAAGRYIEFCKSTIPNRVSLHGLRMVLDCAHGATYHIAPSVFRELGAEVSLVGATPDGLNINRDVGSTSPATLRAAVIQQSADLGIAFDGDGDRVLMVDANGREIDGDDILYLIARDRHERGQLIGGVVGTLMTNFGLAMALEEMGIPFERAKVGDRYVVERLAANGWQLGGESSGHIVCADVQSTGDGIVSALQVLALMVSEGKPLQTLLAGLEKVPQVLVNVRLTPGSDAKALMASPAVQEAVAGVEAELGAEGRVLLRPSGTEPLIRVMVEGRAHLDVEGLASRLASQVENELG, from the coding sequence ATGACTAGAAAATACTTCGGTACGGATGGCATACGCGGAACGGTCGGCGAGTACCCCATCACCCCGGACTTCATGCTCAAGCTGGGCTGGGCCATGGGTCGGGTGCTGGCGCGTGAGTCGGGTCGCTCGAGGGTATTGATCGGCAAGGACACGCGCATCTCGGGCTACATGTTCGAATCGGCGCTCGAGGCGGGGCTATCGGCGGCCGGCGTCGACGTGGCGCTGCTGGGGCCGATGCCCACGCCGGGTATCGCCTACCTGACGCGGACCTTCCGCGCCGATGCCGGGATCGTCATCTCGGCCTCGCACAACCCCTTTGCCGACAACGGCATCAAGTTCTTCTCCAGTGAAGGGACCAAGCTCGCCGATGCGATCGAAGAGCGCATCGAAGCAATGCTCGATGAACCGTTGACCACGGTGGCGGCGGGCAAGCTGGGCAAGGCGATGCGTATCGACGATGCCGCAGGCCGCTACATCGAATTCTGCAAGTCGACCATCCCCAATCGCGTCAGCCTGCACGGGCTGCGCATGGTGCTTGACTGCGCCCACGGCGCCACTTACCACATCGCTCCCAGCGTGTTTCGCGAACTCGGCGCCGAAGTCAGTCTGGTCGGGGCCACCCCCGACGGCCTCAACATCAATCGCGACGTCGGCTCCACCTCGCCGGCCACGCTGCGCGCCGCGGTGATCCAGCAAAGCGCCGATCTGGGCATCGCCTTCGACGGTGACGGTGATCGGGTGCTGATGGTCGATGCCAACGGGCGCGAGATCGACGGCGACGACATCCTCTACCTGATCGCCCGCGACCGTCACGAGCGCGGCCAACTGATCGGCGGCGTGGTCGGTACCCTGATGACCAATTTCGGGCTGGCCATGGCGCTCGAGGAGATGGGCATTCCCTTCGAGCGCGCCAAGGTGGGCGACCGCTATGTGGTGGAGCGATTGGCCGCCAACGGTTGGCAGCTCGGCGGCGAATCCTCCGGTCATATCGTCTGTGCCGACGTGCAGAGCACCGGTGACGGTATCGTGTCGGCGCTGCAGGTCCTGGCACTCATGGTCAGCGAGGGCAAGCCGCTCCAGACCTTGCTGGCCGGGCTGGAGAAGGTACCCCAGGTGCTGGTCAACGTGCGTCTGACGCCGGGCAGCGATGCCAAGGCGCTGATGGCGAGTCCGGCCGTTCAGGAGGCAGTGGCCGGCGTGGAGGCGGAGCTGGGCGCCGAGGGCCGCGTGCTGCTGCGCCCGTCCGGCACCGAACCGCTGATTCGTGTGATGGTCGAAGGTCGGGCGCACCTCGATGTCGAAGGGTTGGCGAGCCGCCTGGCCTCACAGGTCGAGAACGAGTTGGGTTGA
- the folP gene encoding dihydropteroate synthase, which translates to MGILNVTPDSFSDGGRHVAIDDALRHAERMLAEGAAIVDVGGESTRPGAQAVTTQQELDRVAPVVERLVCELDALVSVDTSNPEVMRQAAALGAGMINDVRALTREGALEAALGTGLPVCLMHMQGEPQDMQQAPRYDAPIEEAVIGFLEARVAACEAAGLRSERLLLDPGFGFGKTVEHNLRLLKRMDRLSRLNLPLLVGLSRKSLIGKVLGRPVEERLPGGLALASLAVERGARILRVHDVGPTMDAVNMTWAVLREGCEND; encoded by the coding sequence ATGGGCATACTCAACGTCACTCCCGACTCTTTCTCCGATGGCGGTCGCCATGTCGCCATCGACGACGCGCTGCGCCATGCCGAGCGCATGCTGGCCGAGGGGGCGGCGATCGTCGACGTGGGTGGAGAATCGACCCGCCCGGGAGCCCAGGCGGTCACGACGCAGCAGGAGCTGGACCGGGTGGCGCCGGTGGTCGAGCGGCTGGTCTGCGAACTCGATGCGCTGGTGTCGGTGGATACCAGCAATCCCGAGGTGATGCGTCAAGCCGCAGCGCTGGGCGCCGGCATGATCAACGACGTGCGCGCCCTCACGCGCGAGGGAGCATTGGAAGCGGCACTGGGCACCGGCCTGCCGGTGTGCCTGATGCACATGCAGGGCGAGCCGCAGGACATGCAGCAGGCGCCCCGTTATGATGCCCCCATCGAAGAGGCGGTCATCGGCTTTCTCGAAGCGCGCGTGGCGGCCTGCGAGGCCGCCGGGCTGCGCAGCGAGCGCCTGTTGCTCGACCCCGGCTTCGGTTTCGGCAAGACCGTCGAGCATAACCTGCGCCTGCTCAAGCGCATGGATCGCTTGTCCCGCCTGAACCTGCCGCTGCTGGTGGGGCTGTCGCGCAAGAGCTTGATCGGCAAGGTGCTGGGGCGACCGGTGGAGGAGCGCCTGCCCGGCGGTCTGGCGCTGGCGTCGCTGGCGGTCGAGCGGGGTGCCCGCATTCTTCGCGTCCATGACGTTGGCCCGACCATGGACGCCGTGAACATGACCTGGGCCGTGCTAAGGGAAGGCTGCGAGAATGACTAG
- the ftsH gene encoding ATP-dependent zinc metalloprotease FtsH, whose translation MNDMAKNLILWLVIAAVLLTVFNNFSVDGTPQTMNYSQFVQQVQNQQIRSVTIDGYTINGERADGSQFQTIRPAAEDPKLMDDLLSNNVTVIGREPQQQSLWTRLLIASFPILLILAIFMFFMRQMQGGAGGKGGPMSFGKSKAKLLSQDQIKTTFADVAGCDEAKEEVEELVDFLRDPSKFQRLGGTIPRGVLMVGPPGTGKTLLAKSIAGEAKVPFFSISGSDFVEMFVGVGASRVRDMFEQAKKQAPCIIFIDEIDAVGRSRGAGMGGGNDEREQTLNQLLVEMDGFEANEGIIVIAATNRPDVLDPALLRPGRFDRQVVVPLPDIRGREHILNVHLRKVPLADDVKPSLIARGTPGFSGADLANLVNEGALFAARRNKRLVGMEELELAKDKIMMGAERRSMVMTDKEKLNTAYHESGHAIIGLVMPEHDPVYKVTIIPRGRALGVTMFLPEADRYSLSRQQIISQICSLFGGRIAEEMTLGPNGVTTGASNDIKRATELAHNMVAKWGLSEEMGPIMYDEDESHQFLGGPGQSGGKLKSGETTTRLDKEVRKIIDECYAKAQQILEENRDKLDAMAEALMQYETIDADQLRDIMEGRKPRPPKDWEDGDSGSGAPVTGEAEPKGADEPVQEPTDGDGDRGDEDEDEEPRRRPSDPLGGPAGS comes from the coding sequence TTGAACGATATGGCGAAGAACCTGATCCTGTGGTTGGTCATCGCGGCAGTGCTGCTGACGGTGTTCAACAACTTTTCCGTCGATGGCACGCCGCAGACGATGAACTACTCGCAGTTCGTCCAGCAGGTGCAGAACCAGCAGATCCGCAGCGTGACCATCGATGGCTACACCATCAATGGTGAGCGTGCCGACGGTTCGCAGTTCCAGACCATCCGGCCGGCGGCGGAAGACCCCAAGCTGATGGATGACCTGCTCTCCAACAACGTGACCGTCATCGGCCGCGAGCCGCAGCAGCAGAGCCTGTGGACGCGCCTGCTGATCGCCAGTTTCCCGATCCTGCTGATTCTCGCCATCTTCATGTTCTTCATGCGGCAGATGCAGGGCGGCGCCGGTGGCAAGGGTGGGCCGATGAGCTTCGGCAAGTCGAAGGCCAAGCTGCTCTCCCAGGACCAAATCAAGACCACTTTCGCCGACGTGGCCGGCTGTGACGAGGCCAAGGAGGAGGTCGAGGAACTGGTCGACTTCCTGCGCGACCCCTCCAAGTTCCAGCGCCTGGGCGGCACCATACCCCGCGGCGTACTGATGGTGGGCCCGCCGGGCACGGGCAAGACGCTGCTGGCGAAGTCCATCGCCGGCGAGGCCAAGGTGCCGTTCTTCTCGATTTCCGGTTCCGACTTCGTCGAGATGTTCGTCGGCGTGGGCGCTTCCCGCGTGCGCGACATGTTTGAACAGGCCAAGAAGCAGGCGCCCTGTATCATCTTCATCGACGAGATCGACGCCGTGGGTCGTTCGCGCGGTGCAGGTATGGGCGGCGGCAACGACGAGCGTGAGCAGACCTTGAACCAACTGCTGGTGGAGATGGACGGCTTCGAGGCCAACGAAGGCATCATCGTCATCGCCGCCACCAACCGTCCCGACGTGCTTGATCCGGCGCTGCTGCGCCCGGGCCGCTTCGACCGCCAGGTGGTGGTGCCGCTGCCCGATATCCGCGGTCGCGAGCACATCCTCAACGTGCACCTGCGCAAGGTCCCGCTGGCCGATGACGTCAAGCCGTCGCTGATAGCGCGCGGCACGCCGGGCTTCTCCGGCGCCGACCTGGCCAATCTGGTCAACGAGGGGGCGCTGTTCGCCGCGCGGCGCAACAAGCGCCTGGTCGGCATGGAGGAGCTGGAGCTGGCCAAGGACAAGATCATGATGGGCGCCGAGCGCCGCTCCATGGTCATGACCGACAAGGAGAAGCTCAACACCGCCTATCACGAGTCGGGCCACGCCATCATCGGCCTGGTGATGCCGGAACACGACCCGGTCTACAAGGTCACCATCATCCCGCGTGGCCGCGCCCTGGGCGTGACCATGTTCCTGCCCGAGGCCGATCGCTACAGCCTGTCGCGCCAGCAGATCATCAGCCAGATCTGCTCGCTGTTCGGCGGACGCATCGCCGAGGAGATGACACTGGGGCCGAATGGCGTCACTACCGGGGCCTCCAACGACATCAAGCGCGCCACCGAGCTGGCCCACAACATGGTCGCCAAGTGGGGCCTCTCCGAGGAGATGGGGCCGATCATGTACGACGAGGACGAGTCGCACCAGTTCCTCGGCGGCCCGGGTCAGAGCGGCGGCAAGCTCAAATCCGGCGAAACCACCACCCGCCTCGACAAGGAAGTACGCAAGATCATCGACGAGTGCTACGCCAAGGCGCAGCAGATCCTCGAGGAGAACCGCGACAAGCTCGATGCCATGGCCGAGGCGCTGATGCAGTACGAGACCATCGATGCCGATCAGCTTCGCGACATCATGGAAGGCCGCAAGCCGCGGCCGCCCAAGGACTGGGAAGACGGTGACTCCGGCAGCGGCGCTCCCGTTACCGGCGAGGCCGAGCCCAAGGGCGCCGACGAGCCCGTTCAGGAACCGACCGACGGCGATGGCGATCGTGGTGACGAGGATGAAGACGAGGAGCCGCGCCGCCGTCCCTCCGACCCGCTGGGCGGTCCAGCCGGGTCGTGA
- the rlmE gene encoding 23S rRNA (uridine(2552)-2'-O)-methyltransferase RlmE has product MVRSTSSPRGGKQAASKSSASWLREHFDDRFVQQSWQDGYRSRASYKLLALDEKDRLFKPGMTVIDLGAAPGGWSQVAADKVGDRGMVIASDILEMDALAGVEFIQGDFTEEAVLEAILAVLDGRPVDLVMSDMAPNMSGMSAIDQPQAMYLVELALDLARQTLRPGGRFLAKVFQGEGFDAYLKELRDSFSKVVTRKPEASRARSREVYLLADGFRG; this is encoded by the coding sequence GTGGTCCGATCCACTTCCTCGCCCCGCGGTGGCAAGCAGGCTGCCAGCAAGAGTTCGGCCTCCTGGCTCAGGGAGCACTTCGATGATCGTTTCGTGCAGCAGAGCTGGCAGGACGGTTATCGCAGTCGCGCCAGCTACAAGCTGCTTGCGCTCGACGAGAAGGATCGCCTGTTCAAGCCGGGCATGACGGTGATCGATCTGGGGGCGGCGCCCGGCGGGTGGAGCCAGGTGGCGGCGGACAAGGTCGGCGATCGGGGCATGGTGATCGCTTCCGATATCCTCGAGATGGACGCCCTGGCCGGCGTCGAATTCATCCAGGGCGACTTCACCGAGGAGGCCGTGCTCGAGGCGATCCTCGCTGTGCTGGACGGTCGGCCGGTAGACCTTGTGATGTCCGACATGGCCCCCAATATGAGTGGCATGAGCGCCATCGACCAGCCCCAGGCGATGTACCTGGTGGAGCTGGCCCTGGACCTGGCGCGCCAGACCCTGCGTCCCGGTGGCCGATTCCTGGCCAAGGTGTTCCAGGGCGAGGGTTTCGATGCCTACCTGAAGGAGCTGCGCGACAGCTTTTCCAAGGTGGTGACACGCAAGCCGGAAGCCTCTCGCGCCCGTTCGCGCGAAGTCTACCTGCTGGCGGATGGTTTCCGTGGCTGA
- the yhbY gene encoding ribosome assembly RNA-binding protein YhbY: MSLSQAQKKAFRSIGHHLNPVVTVSENGVSEGVLAELDRALADHELIKVKLALPERDDRTAMLEELLAASGAERVQTIGKMALLYRRNPQANPKLSNVKRFEGHHGRH, translated from the coding sequence ATGAGCTTGTCACAGGCACAAAAGAAAGCATTCCGCAGCATCGGTCACCATCTCAACCCGGTGGTAACGGTGTCGGAGAACGGTGTTTCCGAGGGCGTGCTGGCCGAACTCGACCGGGCGCTGGCCGACCACGAGCTGATCAAGGTGAAGCTGGCCCTGCCGGAGCGCGACGACCGCACCGCCATGCTCGAGGAACTGCTGGCCGCCAGCGGTGCCGAGCGCGTGCAGACCATCGGCAAGATGGCGCTGCTCTACCGCAGGAACCCCCAGGCCAACCCGAAGCTGTCCAACGTCAAGCGCTTCGAGGGGCACCACGG